Below is a window of Salinibacter grassmerensis DNA.
CGCGGGCTCCTTTCTCTTCCAGAAATCCACAGACCGTTGTCTTTCCACTTCCAATGCCCCCTGTCACACCCAAGGTGGTCACGGTGACAAAGCACAAATGTACAGACATCGACGCTCGAATGACGGACGGCCGCCCGCTCTTCTCGCGGGGTGCCGTCGCCCGATCACCCTGGGGGCCAGCTCATGCGGCGCCCTCCGAGGAGATGGAGATGGAGGTGCCACACCGACTGTCCACCGTCGTCTCCACAATTGATGACCGTGCGGTAGCCATCACGCAGCCCTTCCTCCTGGGCCAGTTCCCGGGCCACTACAAATAGGTGCCCGACCAGGTCTTTGTCCTCCGTGTCCAGGTCGTCGAGCGACGGAATCGGCTTGCGGGGAACGATGAGGATGTGCGTGGGCGCCTCCGGATTGATATCGTGAAAGGCCACGCACCGGTCGTCCTCGTGGACGATATCGGCGTCTTCTTCACCGTCAATGATGCGTTGGAAGATGGTCTTCTCGGACATGGGATCGGTCCACAGTCCGTGAGCGGGATCGAATGGACGGCCTCTTGTGCAGATGCCGTGCCACCACAATATAGATGCGGCGGCCGAATCACAAGGGCCCCGTCGGCCCAGAGTGGCCCGTTTTGCGACGCCTCCGATACATGTGCGAACAGATTGACAACTATGCACCCGTTTATTCCTGCTAAACAACACCAAGCGGAGTGGTCGGTACGCACGGGCATGGTGATTGCGCTCAGCTCTTTTTGAACATCCTTTTGCTATGTCCACCGTTTACATCACCCGTAAGGTCCACTTCAATGCCGCCCATCGGCTTCATAATCCTGAGAAGTCAGATGCGTGGAACGAGGAGACCTACGGAAAGGATAACAATCCGAACTGGCACGGCCACAACTACGAGCTGGAAGTGACGGTGGCCGGCGAGCCAGACCCCGAGACCGGGTACGTGGTCGACCTGGGCATCCTGAAGGACATTCTCCACGATCGGGTGCTCGACAAGGTAGACCACCAGAACCTGAACCTGGAGGTCGATTTCATGGACGGGGTGATCCCGTCGAGCGAAAACTTTGCGATCGCCATCTGGAACGAAATTGAAGACGCACTTCCCAACGGGGAGCTCCACTGCGTACGACTGTACGAGACCCCTCGCAACTTCGTGGAATACCGGGGCGAGTAGCCACGCCGGGGTTCTCCTCCACACGCTCTCTCACCGCTCTCACTTTCTGCAATGGCTGAGAAAAAGATTCAATCGAGCGGGCTGCGCACCAACGGCTCCGCCGACGGCATGCCGCCGAAGCTCTACGAGCGACGCGACATCTACGATGAAGAAACGTCCAAGGCCCTCGGCGAGCACATCGAGGCCATTCTCGACATCCTAGGCGAAGACACAGATCGGGAGGGCCTCGACGACACCCCTGAGCGCGTCGCCCGTGCCTACCAATTTTTGATGCACGGGTACGCCCTCGACCCGAAAGACATCCTGCGCCAGGCCCTCTTCGAAGAGGCCTACGACGAGATGATCCTCGTCAAGGACATCGAGGTGTACTCGATGTGCGAGCACCACATGCTGCCATTCTACGGCAAGGCCCATGTGGCCTACATCCCGGACGGCCAGATTGTGGGGCTCAGCAAAATCCCGCGGACGGTTGAGGTCTTTGCCCGGCGCCTGCAGGTGCAGGAACGCCTCACCCTCCAGATCCGAAACGCCATCGACGAGGTGGTCGATCCCATGGGAACGGCCGTCGTCATTGAGGCGAAGCACCTCTGCATGATGATGCGAGGGGCCGAAAAGCAGAACTCGGCGACCACGACCAGCTCGGTAAGCGGCGAGTTCAACAACCACGCCACCCGAGACGAGTTTATGCGTCTTATCGGCGCCACCGAGTAGCCCCACGATCGAGTGGGGTGGCAGGGCTGCTCAATCAATCGACTCGACCCCCACAAACCGCCTCTCAAAGATGATCGCCGTCGTCACGGGCGCGAGCCAGGGCATCGGGCAGGCCATCGGGGAGGCCTTCGCCGAGCAATACGATGCACGAGTGGCCCTGGTGTCGCGGACCCGCACGGCACTGGAGCAGACTGCCGACGCCTGTCGGGCGCGGGGCGGCACGCCACTCGTGCTTCCGACCGACGTGACCGACGACGCGGCGGTGACCGACATGGCGGGGGCGGTGCACGAAGAGTGGGGCCCGCCGGACGTGCTGGTCAACAACGCCGGGGCGTTCACCCACGTGCCCCTCGACGAGCTGACCCTGGAGGGATTCCGCGATCAGATTGACGTCAACCTCACGAGCGCCTTCGCCGTGACGACGGCGTTCCTGCCCGCGATGCGCGAACGGGGCGAGGGGCACCTCTTCTTCATGGGCTCGGTGGCGTCCCTGATGGCCTACCCCGGCAACGCCGGTTACTGTGCCGCCAAACATGGCCTCCGCGGATTCGCCCGGACCGTGCGCGAGGAGACGAAGGACGAAGGCCTCCGCGTAACCACGGTGCTGCCCGGTGCCACCGACACGCCTACCTGGGCGGGAAGCGGCATTTCGAAGGATCGATTCATGGCCCCGGAGGACGTGGCCCAATCCGTGGTGGACGCCTACCGCCTCTCCGACCGCACGGTGCTCGAGGAGCTGCTCCTCCGGCCGCAGGAAGGAGACGTGTAGCCCACGTCAGCGCTCGCCCTCCTCCGCGAGCCGTTCCGCCGGCACCCACGCCCACGTCAAGGTGCCGGCGACGAGTGTCACATCCTCCTCTGGGGCCGTGAGCGTCACGTCCACCGCAATCTGACCCAGGGGACGGGAACGGATCTGGCCCGTTTCGTCGTCGGTGAGGGTCGCCTCCGCCTGGACGGACTCCCGCGCGAAGTTCTCGAACGATATGTCCATCGTGCGCAGCAGGGGCGAGGAGCCGTCCGGCACGTTGAGGGCTACGACGAGCCCGGTCGCGGTTTCGGCCAGGAGGCCGAGGGCCGCGGCGTGGAGGCCGCCGAGGTGATTTTGGAGGCGCTCGTTGTTGTCGAGGCGGACGGCGACCCGACGCGGGGTGTACACCTCGACGAAGCACCCGGCGGTGTCGACGAACGGGATCACCTCCCCCACCGCCTGAGTGACGAGGGGAGGCCGCAGGTGGGATGGGGTCTCGCCGTATCGATCGGCAATTCGAACAAACGGATTGAGGGCTGCCATCGGACAAGGATCTGCTTGTGAGAATTAAGAGAGGGTCTACCGGACGAACGCTGGCGATGACCGGGCAGAACGGGACGACACGTTTCCTGCTTTGGTAACGTATGGCCCGTTCGTCCCTCCAGCCTTCAAAACCACACGTTTCGCCTGGATAGATCCGACACAACAGAGAACGTATCCCCCCTCGGCTCGTAAGGAGACTCCGCTCATCTTAACCCGCTCCCCGGACCCTCGCCACGCAGGTTCCTCGCGTCATGCCCAATCCGTCGCTCAAGGACACCGCTCTCGACGAACTGGAGCGCCTTATCACCGAGAAGATGCCCATTACGGAGCATCTCGAGTTCGAGCTTGCCGCGGACGAGCAGGGACGCCTGCGCGCCTCCGCGCCCCTGAAGCCGAACGCCAACCACATGGGCAGCGCGTTCGGGGGCAGCCTCAGCATGTTGGCCACGGTCACCGGCTGGGCGATGATGCACCAGCTCGTGCAGGACGCGATGCACGACGCGATGGAGGACATGCGCGAACGGGTCGAGGTCATGATCCAGGAGAGTGACATCGAGTACCTCCAGCCCGTCTACGAAAACATCTCGGTGGTCTGCGAGCCCCCGGACGAGGACGCCCAAGAGCGGTTTCAGGAAATGCTGGACCGCTGGGGGCGGGCACGGATCGAGTTGGAGTGCAAGATCAACGAGGCGGGGGAGCGGGCCGTCACCTTCATCGGCCAATACGTGGCCCTCGACCGGGGCGAGGAGCAAGGCGACGGCGCTCCATTTCACATGGAGAGTTGTGACCCCGCAGACATGTAGCCTCTACAGCACCTCTTCGTACATCTGATACGGCGGCTCGCTCATCCCCAGTGTCTCGTACGCCGCCTGGGCCGCCGCGTTGTCCTGCTCTACATAGAGACGGAGCCCACACACGCCGTCGGCCGCACGGGCCCGCCGGCGCACCTCACGGTGAAGGGCGGAATAGACACCCGTCCGCCGCGACGAAGAACGCACGTACACACTCTGAATCCACCAGAAGTCTGCGTTGCGCCAGTCGCTCCACTCGGTTGTGATCATCAGGCTTCCGACAATCGTCCCCTCCCGCTCCGCGACGAGATAGAATGCCTGCCCGGACGTGTCGAACACGGCCCGCACACCGGCCCGCACAGTCTCGGGGTCAAGCGTCTTGTCCTCGGTCTCTTCCGCCATTGCCTCGTTGAAGTGCACGAGCGTCTCGGCGTCATCAAGAGTAGCGCGGCGTACGGCGGGGGCGTCCGGCATGACGGTGAAGCTGCGTGGGAGACTCATAGTTCTGCGCGACGCGAAGACGGATCCATTCCTTCCGAGGGTCCGCTCCCATACTCGTGAAACCAACCCTCACCGTCAAGCCCTCCCTGGTTGAGGGTCTTGTCGCCGAGCGAGCACAGCGGCGCCGTCTCGCTTTTGTCGGAACCACGACCTACGTTGCCAATCCGTTCAGCGCGCCTCCCGCTCCCATCACGACGGTTCCGCGGACGCATGTCTCTCAACATCGACCTCGATTCGGTCGGAGATCCGCTCGCCGACCTCGTGCGCATCGACTCGACAAACCCTGCGCTCGGGGCAGACGGACACGGAGCGGGGGAGACGGAACTCGCCGCCGCCATTGCCACGCGGATGCGCGACATCGGGCTTGAAGTGGACCACTGGGAACCAGCCCCCGGGCGTCCCAACGTCGTCGGGGTTCTTCCGGGGGACGGCGACGGCCGTTCATTGATGTGGAATGCCCATACGGACACCGTGGGCGTCGAGGGCATGGACACCCCTTTCACCCCCGTCCGGCAGAACGGACGCCTCTACGGGCGCGGCGCCCAGGACATGAAGGGCAGCCTCGTGGCCCAATTGATCGCTGCACGTGTCCTCCGGGAGTCTGACGCGTCGCTCTCCGGGGATGTGATCGTCGCCGCGGTGGCCGACGAGGAGCACAAGAGCATCGGCACCGAGGCACTCCTGGGCCGCTACGACGTCGACGGCGCCGTCGTCACGGAGCCGACGGACCTGGAGCTCGTCCGCGCCCACAAGGGCTTCGTATGGATTGACATCCGGACGCAGGGCCGCGCCGCGCATGGCTCGCGCCCCGCCGAGGGCGTCGACGCCAACATGCACATGGGCCGTGTTCTTTCGGAATTGGAGGCGCTCAACCAGTCTCTTTCCTCCGACGGGGACCACACGCTCGTCGGCCCGCCCTCTCTCCACGCGGGCCCGCTCCGGGGCGGCAACGCCCCAAGCGTGTACGCGGCCGAGTGCCGTCTGCGGATGGAGCGCCGCACCGTGCCGGGCGAGTCCGCCGGGGACGCTTTGGAAGAGGTCCAGGCCCTTCTGCACGAGCTCAGCGAAGCGGACGACGCCTTCGAGGCGGAGGCCAAAGTCGCGTTCTCGAGAGGGGCGCTCGAAACGCCCGCGGACGCCGCCATCGCCTCTGCCGCGCGTGCAGGTCTGGCTCGCACCCTCGATACCGATCCCCCTCCAGACACGGGCGCGTCGTTCTGGACGGACGCGGCCCTCCTGGCCGCCGCCGGCACCGAGACCGTCGTCCTGGGCCCGAAAGGGGCCGGCCTCCACACCACGGAGGAGTGGGTTGACCTTGACTCGGTGGCGCAGCTCGCAGAGGTGCTGGTCCACACGGCCCGCCGGTACTGCGCGTAGCCTCCGTGGACCTACCCGTCCGCCCGGCTCAGCTTGTGCGCCTGGCGGGTCGGCTCCGGAATCTTGTACCGAGGACTGCACTCCAGCATCAGGGCCGCCGCGCCGTCGAGCGTGCAGCGGTGGCCGATGCTCACGTAAACCGGGTTCACGTCCGTCCGCGTCCGGAGCACCGTCCCGATCGTCTCCCCGTCGTCGACCAACGGCACGCGACTGCCCTTCTCGGGGCTAAGCTCCCCCTGCGGCGCCCCAATCAGAATCGACTTCGCGACGCCGACCGCCGGCACGTCGAGCAGTACGCCGAGGTGGCAGGCCAGCCCAAAGCGACGCGGATGGGCCGCCCCGTGGCTGTCGGTCACGAACACGTCCGGCGTCGCGCGAAGCCGCTCGAGCGCGGGGAGCACGGCCGGCATCTCGCGAAAGCTGAGCAGGCCCGGCACGTACGGAAACGGCACCTCGCAGCGGTGAACCGCCTCGTCGACCACGTTCAGCTCTGGCAACTGAAGCACGGAGACGGCCGCCTGAGCCATGTCGTCGCGCACGCTCACATCGATCCCAGCGACGGTCTCGACCCCGTCCGGCAGGGCCCTCTCAGTCACCTCCGACGCCAATCGGCGCTGGATGCGCTTGGCCTCATCGGTCGAGACATTCCAGTCGTGGGACTGCGGAAGGGACTCGTTCATGCGGAAACTGACATTGTGGAAAAGCCGCCGCCCGGTTACCTCGGCCGGTCGGGGAGAAAGAGACCTCTTTTGGGAAAGAAAGCCACTCTCGTCCTCCGGGGCAACCCTTCCCTCCCCCAGACCCTGCCCCCTGTACGCTGTTCAGTGCTCTAGGTGCGCCGTGCCCGCGGTCCCTGCCCGCCCGCCACGCAACGCAAGGTCAAAGTTTCGGTGAATCAAGACGAAAAGGAATCCTGACCGTAATGCGAGCATTGATATTGGGTCCCAAACGACGCCGACAGGTTTCGGCTGGGGTCCATAGCTCAGTTGGTTAGAGCGCTACGTTGACATCGTAGAGGTCAGTGGTTCGAGTCCACTTGGACCCACTGCTGCCGCTCTCAGGAGGCTCCCTGGGGCGGCTTTTTTGTTGGCGGTGCCCCCGCCCGTGCGCTGTTCACCGAGGACCCCTCTGCCCCATGGCCGAAATCGACGAGACGAGCATCGACATCACCCTCCCGGACGGCTCCACGCAAACCCATCCGGCGGGCACGACGGGGCTTGAGGTGGCCGAGGGCATCGGTGCCGGTCTGGCCCGCGACGCGCTGGCCATCAAGGTGAACGGCGAGGTGCGCGATTTGGACCGCCCCATCACCGAGGACGCTGAGATCGCGATCCTCACGTGGGACGACGAGGAGGGCAAGCAAACCTTCTGGCATTCCTCCGCCCACCTCATGGCGGAGGCGCTGCAGGCGCTCTATCCGGAGGTCAAGTTCACAATCGGGCCGCCCATCGACCAAGGCTTCTACTACGACGTGGACCTGGGCGACCAGACGCTCTCCGCCGACGAGCTGGAGAAGATCGAAGAGAAGATGGTCGAACTCGCCCGCCGCGACGCCAAATACGAGCGGCACGAGGTCTCGAAGGCGGACGCGGTCAAGCACTACGAGGAGGAGGGCAACGAGTACAAGCTGGAGCTGATCGAGGGCCTGGAGGAGGGCGAGATTTCCTTCTATCAGCAGGGCGAGTTCACCGACCTCTGCCGCGGCCCACACATCCCGTCGACCGGGGACATCAAGGCGCCGAAGCTGCTGTCGGTGGCCGGCGCGTACTGGCGCGGGGACGAGACGAACCCGCAGCTCACCCGCATCTACGGAATCACCTTCCCCAAGCAGAAACTGCTGGAAGATTTTCTGGAGCGGCGCCGGAAGGCGAAGGAACGCGACCACCGCAAGCTCGGCAAGGAGCTAAACCTCTTTGCCTTCGACACCGAGCAGGTGGGCCCCGGCCTGCCCATGTGGCTGCCCAAGGGCACGACGCTGCGGCAGACGCTCCGCGGGGTCCTGCAGCAGGAGCAGGTGAAGCAGGGCTACAAACCGGTCTGCACCCCTCACATCGGGCGGCTCGACCTCTACCGCACCAGCGGGCACTACCCGCACTACGAGGACGACCAGTTCCCGCCGATGGTGACCGGACAGGGGGACGACGGCGAGGAGGACGGCTACCTCCTCAAGCCGATGAACTGCCCGCACCACGTCAAGATCTACCAGAACGACCACCACTCGTACCGGGACCTCCCGGTGCGGCTGGCCGAATTCGGGACCGTCTACCGCCAGGAGCAGACCGGCGAGCTCGGCGGGCTGACCCGTGTGCGCGGCTTCACGCAGGACGACGCGCACATCTTCTGCACCCCCGGGCAGGTCAAAGACGAGTTCAAGTCCGTCATCGACCTCACCCTGAAGGTGCTCGACGCCCTGGGCTTCGAGGAATTCGAGGCGCAGATCTCGCTCCGCGATCCCGACGACACCGAAAAGTACACGGGCCGCGATGCGCTCTGGACCCGCGCCGAGCAGGACATCCGCGAGGCCGTCGCCGAAACGGACCTCGACGCTTATGAAGAGCCGGGCGAGGCCGCCTTCTACGGGCCGAAGCTTGACTTCATGGTGGAGGACGCGCTGGGCCGCGCCTGGCAGCTCGGCACCATCCAGGTCGACTACAACCTGCCGGAGCGCTTCGAGCTGACGTACGTCGACGAGCACGACGAGCGGAAGCGGCCGGTGATGATCCACCGCGCCCCGTTCGGGTCGCTGGAGCGCTTCATTGGCGTGCTGATCGAGCACTGTGGGGGTAAGTTCCCCACCTGGCTCGCCCCGACGCAGGTGCAAATCATTCCGGTAGGCGACGATTTCGTCGACTACGCCCAAGAGGTAGCAGCCACCCTCCGCGCCGACGACGTGCGCGTCGAGATCGATACGTCCGACGAGACGGTCGGCTACAAGATCCGCGAGGCCGAGACTCAGAAGGTCCCCTACATGCTCGTCGTGGGTGGGGACGAGGAAGAAGACGGCACCGTCTCGGTCCGCTCTCACGCCGACGGCCCACAGGGCACCGTTTCGGTCCAGGACTTTCTCGACCGCATCGGTCCGGAGTTCGAACCAACACTCGATTAGCCGACCGCCCGTCTCCCCCCGCAGACCGCTCCGATTCAGGCGACCTTCACTGAAACCTCAAAGGGTCGTTCGCGTGTGTGATTACAGCATCTGCTGACTCGGTCTTTCGTGCTGGAGCTCGACATTCGCTCCACACGGACCGAGTTTTTCACTATCCCCGAGTTCTTCTCTCGAAAAACCCCCAACCCCGCTATTGCTGACGTCGATAAACTCCGCGTAAACCAAGAAATTCGTGCCGACGAGGTCCGTGTAGTCGAGCCCGACGGCGACCACGACGTGGTCCCGACCGGAGAGGCCCTCGACCGCGCTCGCAACCACGAACTCGATCTCGTGGAGGTTGCGCCGGACGCCGACCCGCCCGTCTGTAAGATCCTCGACTACGGCAAGTACCGCTACGAAAAGCAAAAGGAGGAGCAGCGGCGCCGGAAGAAGTCGAAGTCGATGGAGATGAAGGAGCTTCGCTTCCGGCCCCGGACCGAGGAGCACGACTTCAACTTCAAGGTCGATCACGCCCGCGAATTCCTGGAAGACGGCAACAAGGTCAAGGCGTACGTCCAGTTCAAGGGGCGCGACATCGTCTACAAGGACCAGGGAATGGACCTGCTGCGCCGGATGATTGAGGAGCTCCAGGAGATTGCCCGCATCGACCAGCAGCCGGAAATGGAAGGCCGGCGGATGGTCATGATCCTCGCCCCACACAAGAACAAGTAGGACAACCGTGCCTTCGGCGTGGGCCTGCGGCTCGTGTGCGGCCCCGACCGTGCTCGAGCACAGTGCCTCTTTGTGGACTCTGTGCGGACGGGAACGCACGAGCGCCCCTCTCATACACAGCGTGTTCGACTTCTGCGTACTTCGTGAATGAATCCCCTCGGGGTGTTGCTGCCATGCCCAAGATGAAATCCCACAGCGGTGCCAAGAAGCGCTTTAAGACGACCGGAAACGGCAAGATCAAGCGCAAGAAGGCAAACAAGGGGCACCTGCTAACCAAGAAAAATGCGAAGCGCAAGCGCCAGCTGCGCAAGAGCGTAGTCGTCGATGACAAGGCGAACCGGGATCGGGTTAAGCGCATGCTGTCCACGTAGTCGCGCCGAAGATGCGGGACGGGCTATTCGATGGAGGGCCTTGTTCGGTCCTCCATCCGTTGTTTGTGGAGTCTTTCCCGGACACGTGTTGGCCTCCTGCTGGCGATCGACTAATTTATATCTTCGACTGTGTTGTCAAACTGACGTTCTGCTTTTATGCCGCGCGCAACGAACAAGCCGGCGACCCGTCGGCGACGCAAGAAAATTCTGAATAAGGCGAAGGGCTACTGGGGCCGTCGGAGCAAGGTCTACAAGGTGGCCAAGCACGCGGTCGAAAAGGGCCTCCAGTACGCCTACCGGGACCGTCGCCAGAAGAAGCGCCGGTTTCGGCGGCTGTGGATCACCCGCATCAACGCCGCGACGCGCCAGCACGACGTGAGCTACTCCCAGTTCATGGGCCAGTACCGGAAGTCGGATCTGGACATGAACCGGAAGGTGCTTGCCGACCTGGCCGTTCATGACCCGGACGCCTTCGAGCAGGTTGTAGACCACGTGATGGAGTGAGCGGCGCGCGACACGTGAGACGTGAAGAGCAGTACACGGGATCTGGAGAGTGGAAACCACGCATCACGTCTCACGCCTCCTCTCCTTAGCTGTCCTGCTGCGATGTTGTCGATCCGTCCATCATTCCGGTTCGCCTTTGCGTTTCTGATCCCTTCGAGTCCGCAGGGGCGTTGAATGTCGACCGCCAATATTGCCGGTGACGTCGTCCCGCCCCTGCCCCACAGGCTCGGCGGGATTTTTTATTGCGGCCTGCGTCTCGGGTCCTCGCCTCCGACGCCGCGTCGCTCTCCGTGACCCTTGACTCGCGACTCCCTTCCATGCCCGACGAAATCGACCAGCTCCGTGAACAGATTGAGGCCGAATCGATCGAGAGCGCCGAGGACGCCGAGGCCTTTCGCATTGAGTACCTCGGTCGCAATCAGGGCGCAATCCCAGACCTGTTCGATCAGATCGGCGACCTTCCCCCGGAGGAACGCCCCGAGTTCGGAAGGCGCCTCAACGCCCTGAAGGACCGCGCTCAGGAGCGAATCGACGAGGCGGAGGCGCGCCTTGAGCGTCAGAAGCAGGCGGGCGGGCCCGACATCGACCTCACCCTGCCGGGCCGACGCGGCTTCAGGGGATCGACGCATCCACTCACGCAGACGCTCGACGAGATTCTGCGCATCCTGCGTGGGCTCGGTTTTTCCACCCACGAGGGGCCGGAGATCGAGACCGACTGGCACAACTTCACGGCCCTCAACTTTCCGCCCGACCACCCGGCGCGGGACATGCAGGACACCTTCTTCCTCGAAGACCCGCCCGAAGAGACGGAGCCCCGCGTCCTTCGCACCCACACCTCGCCGGGCCAGATCCGGATCATGGAGACCCAGGCGCCGCCCATTCGGGTCGCGGTGCCGGGGCGCGTGTACCGCAACGAAGCGATTTCGTACAAGTCGTTCTGTCTCTTCCACCAGGTGGAGCTGCTGTACGTGGACGAGGACGTGACGATGGCTCAGCTCAAGCAGGTACTCTACAGCCTTGCCCGCGCGCTCTTCGGGGAGGACGTGACGCTTCGCTTCCGCCCCAGCTACTTTCCCTTCACCGAGCCGAGCGCTGAAGTGGACGTCTGGTGGGACGATGAGGACGACGAGGACGGCGGACAGTGGATGGAAATTTTGGGCTGCGGCATGGTGCATCCCAACGTCTTCGAGTCGGTCGATGTGGACCCCGAGCGGTACACCGGCTACGCAGTGGGCATGGGCGTGGAGCGGATGGCCATGCTTCGGCACGGCATCGACGACATCCGGATCTTCTACGAGAATGATGTGCGGTTCCTAGAGCAATTCTAGCCGCTCACCGGGCGCAAAATCCGCCTCGGGAGGTCGTTTGCGGATTCCGTGCGTAGGGGGACGCCTGCGCAGCACGCATTACGAAATCCCCCGGTCCCTTGACGTTGACTGTTCTCATCCTGACGCGCTAACCCGTGGACATAAGCTACAACTGGCTAAATCAGTACGTCGACCACGACTGGCCCCCCGAGGACCTGGCCGAGCGCCTCACCATGGCCGGGCTTGAGGTGGAAACGGTCAGTCCGCTGGGGCAGTCGCTCGACGGCGTGGTGGTCGGCGAGGTGACCGCCGTCCGCGAGCACCCAAACGCCGACCGCCTCGTGCTCTGTGACGTGCACCTCGGCGACGGGGCCCCTGCCCAGATTGCCTGCGGCGCATCCAACGTGGCCGCGGGGCAGAAAGTCCCGGTCGCCACCGTCGGCACCACCCTGTCGCTCCCCGATCCGGACACTCCCGAGGCGCGGCAGGAGCTTACTGTGGAGGCACGCGAACTGCGGGGGGAGGCCTCGGAGGGCATGATCTGCGCGGAGGACGAACTCGGGCTCTCGGACGACCACTCCGGCATCATGGTGCTCGACGACGACGCGCCCGTCGGCACGCCGTTTCCGGAGTACCTCGACGACCACGACCTTCCCGCCACCGACGCGGTGCTCGACATCGACCTCACCCCAAACCGTCCCGACGCCACCAGCCATCTCGGCGTGGCCCGCGACGTGGCGGCCCTGGCGGACAACGCGCTGCGAACACCGCCGGTCGACCTGCCTTCGCCGGGCGGCACCGTGGCCGAGGAAATCACCGTCGACGTTCGGGACGAGGCCGGGTGCCCCCGGTACGTGGCCCTAGTGGTGCGGGGCGTGAACGTGACCGAGTCGCCCCTCTGGCTGCGCCGCCGCCTCACGGCCATCGGCCTGCAGCCGCGCAACCACGTGGTGGACGTGACCAATTTCGTGCTTCACGAGTGCGGCCAGCCGCTCCACGCCTTCGACCTCGACGCGATTGCCGACGACACGATCGTCGTTCGTCGCACCGACGACGAAACGTCCTTCACGACGCTCGACGACGAGGAGCGCGAGCTCCCCGCGGATACGCTTCTCATTTGCGACGCCGAGGCCCCGGTGGCCGTGGCGGGCGTCATGGGCGGCGCCAACTCCGAGGTCTCCTCCGACACGACCGACGTGCTCATCGAGAGCGCGTACTTCGACCCGTCCACAATCCGCCGCACCGCCAAGGCACTCGACCTTCAGACCGACTCGTCGTACCGCTTCGAGCGAGGCGTCGACCGCGACGGGCAGGCGTGGGCCGCCGCCCGCGCCGCCCGTCTGATCGCCGAGCTGGGCGGCGGCACCGTCGTCCCCGGCATGGTCGACGAACACTCTACCCCGCCCCCCACCAAGACGGTCGCCCTCCGCCCCGACCGGCTCACCCAGGTGTTGGGGACCGACGTGGCGACCTCCGAGGCGACTCGTCTGCTCGACGCCATCGGCTTCAACGTCGAGGCGGGCGAGGACGCGCTGCACTGCACCGTGCCGACCTGGCGGCCCGACGTGTCGATCGAGGAGGACCTGATCGAGGAGGTGGCCCGCCTTTACGGCTACGACCAGATTCCGGAGCCGGAGCGTGTGCCCGTTCCAAGCCGCACGCCGCGGCAGCCGCCGGTGGAGACGCTGGAGCGGCAGACGCGCGGGCTCCTGAAGGGCCTCGGCTACCGCGAGATCTACACCAACAGCATGCTGCGCGAGGACCGCGCCGAGCGCTTCAACGTGCCCCCGGCCGGCGGCGATCGAGCGCCCGTCGTGGAGACGAAAAACCCAATCTCGGAGGAGATGGCCGCCCTGCGTCCACGGCTGCTGCCGGGGGCGCTAGAGGTTATGCAACACAACCGAAACCACGGGCAGGAGGCGCTCCGCGTGTTTGAGTTCGGACACGTCTTTCGCCGTGCCGCCGACCCGGACGATCCAGTCGTCCCCGGCTACAGCGAACACCCCGCGTTGCTGATTGCACTCAGCGGTCCCCATGCGCCCACCGGGTGGGACGTCGAGCCGCGCGCAGCCGATATTTTCGACCTGAAGGGCAC
It encodes the following:
- a CDS encoding histidine triad nucleotide-binding protein, which gives rise to MSEKTIFQRIIDGEEDADIVHEDDRCVAFHDINPEAPTHILIVPRKPIPSLDDLDTEDKDLVGHLFVVARELAQEEGLRDGYRTVINCGDDGGQSVWHLHLHLLGGRRMSWPPG
- a CDS encoding 6-pyruvoyl trahydropterin synthase family protein, producing the protein MSTVYITRKVHFNAAHRLHNPEKSDAWNEETYGKDNNPNWHGHNYELEVTVAGEPDPETGYVVDLGILKDILHDRVLDKVDHQNLNLEVDFMDGVIPSSENFAIAIWNEIEDALPNGELHCVRLYETPRNFVEYRGE
- the folE gene encoding GTP cyclohydrolase I FolE, which codes for MAEKKIQSSGLRTNGSADGMPPKLYERRDIYDEETSKALGEHIEAILDILGEDTDREGLDDTPERVARAYQFLMHGYALDPKDILRQALFEEAYDEMILVKDIEVYSMCEHHMLPFYGKAHVAYIPDGQIVGLSKIPRTVEVFARRLQVQERLTLQIRNAIDEVVDPMGTAVVIEAKHLCMMMRGAEKQNSATTTSSVSGEFNNHATRDEFMRLIGATE
- a CDS encoding SDR family oxidoreductase — protein: MIAVVTGASQGIGQAIGEAFAEQYDARVALVSRTRTALEQTADACRARGGTPLVLPTDVTDDAAVTDMAGAVHEEWGPPDVLVNNAGAFTHVPLDELTLEGFRDQIDVNLTSAFAVTTAFLPAMRERGEGHLFFMGSVASLMAYPGNAGYCAAKHGLRGFARTVREETKDEGLRVTTVLPGATDTPTWAGSGISKDRFMAPEDVAQSVVDAYRLSDRTVLEELLLRPQEGDV
- a CDS encoding DUF4442 domain-containing protein: MAALNPFVRIADRYGETPSHLRPPLVTQAVGEVIPFVDTAGCFVEVYTPRRVAVRLDNNERLQNHLGGLHAAALGLLAETATGLVVALNVPDGSSPLLRTMDISFENFARESVQAEATLTDDETGQIRSRPLGQIAVDVTLTAPEEDVTLVAGTLTWAWVPAERLAEEGER
- a CDS encoding thioesterase domain-containing protein codes for the protein MPNPSLKDTALDELERLITEKMPITEHLEFELAADEQGRLRASAPLKPNANHMGSAFGGSLSMLATVTGWAMMHQLVQDAMHDAMEDMRERVEVMIQESDIEYLQPVYENISVVCEPPDEDAQERFQEMLDRWGRARIELECKINEAGERAVTFIGQYVALDRGEEQGDGAPFHMESCDPADM
- a CDS encoding GNAT family N-acetyltransferase — encoded protein: MSLPRSFTVMPDAPAVRRATLDDAETLVHFNEAMAEETEDKTLDPETVRAGVRAVFDTSGQAFYLVAEREGTIVGSLMITTEWSDWRNADFWWIQSVYVRSSSRRTGVYSALHREVRRRARAADGVCGLRLYVEQDNAAAQAAYETLGMSEPPYQMYEEVL
- a CDS encoding M20/M25/M40 family metallo-hydrolase; this encodes MSLNIDLDSVGDPLADLVRIDSTNPALGADGHGAGETELAAAIATRMRDIGLEVDHWEPAPGRPNVVGVLPGDGDGRSLMWNAHTDTVGVEGMDTPFTPVRQNGRLYGRGAQDMKGSLVAQLIAARVLRESDASLSGDVIVAAVADEEHKSIGTEALLGRYDVDGAVVTEPTDLELVRAHKGFVWIDIRTQGRAAHGSRPAEGVDANMHMGRVLSELEALNQSLSSDGDHTLVGPPSLHAGPLRGGNAPSVYAAECRLRMERRTVPGESAGDALEEVQALLHELSEADDAFEAEAKVAFSRGALETPADAAIASAARAGLARTLDTDPPPDTGASFWTDAALLAAAGTETVVLGPKGAGLHTTEEWVDLDSVAQLAEVLVHTARRYCA